The genomic window CTCGACCTCGACCGTGATGTACCACGCCGTGACTAAGGGCTTCCGCGAACAGGATATTGCCTACGGTTCAGCCATCAGCGTGATTTTTTTCCTGGTGATTCTGGGTATCGCGTTATTCCAGAAACGTCTGTTTGACAGTAAGGGGGACAAATAACATGTCAGTCAAGCATCTGAAAACCCTGGGCTGGTACCTGATTCTGATGGGCATCGGTTATGTGTTTCTGTTTCCGCTGCTGTTTATGCTGTTCTCGTCGCTCAAACCGGAGCAGGCCATTTTTGCTGACCTGTATTCCATCCGTGCCATTTTGCCGGTAGGCGAGCTGTCGCTGGATAATTACCGCAATGTATTTGAAAAGAGCAATGTCAGTCTCTATTTCCTGAACTCGCTGTTTATCACCGGCGGTACCGTGATCCTGGGACTGTTCGTCAACAGTCTGCTGGCATTCACGCTGTCGCGCATGGCCTGGAGCGGTCAGAAGGTGGTGCTGTCGGTGGTTATTGCCCTGATGATCATTCCCCTGGAAGCGATTGTGGTGCCACTTCTGTTGCTGGCGTCAAAATTGCCCTCCATTGGCTGGGAGCAGGGCATGTTCGTGCTGAAAAGCTCCTGGCTGAACACCCTGCATGTGCAAATGCTGCCCTTTGTCGCCAACTCGTTCTTTATCTTCCTGTTCTATCAGTTTTTCCGGGATATCCCGAAGGACTTCGACGAAGCGGCCGAACTGGATGGCGCCACGCCATTCCAGGTTTACCGCCACATCCTCGTGCCCATGTCCGGACCGGTATTTGCGACGGTTGCAATTCTGCATTTCCTGTTGATGTGGAATCAGTATATCTGGCCGATCATGGCGGTGCAGGGCGAAGACGCACGACCGTTGATGCCGGGTATCCAGATTTTCTTCGGTCGCCAGTCCAGCTGGGGTGAGATCATGGCCTACGCCTCTCTCGTCACGCTGCCGGTGCTGGCGGTATTCCTGATGTTCCAGAAGAAGTTTGTCACCAGTCTGGCGGGCGCCGGTATCAAGGGCTGAGCGCAGGCTGAGCATTAGCTGTAGTAACCAAATTTTTGCAAATCGAATTATTGCAGGCCGTCCGGCGGGTATAGCTGCGCCCGGATGGCAGGAGAAAATAAAATGGCAGATTTAAAGCTGACTCAGGTGATCAAGCGCTACGGCGATATTGAAACCATTCACGGTATTGACCTGGATATAAAGGATGGCGAGTTCGTGGTGTTTGTTGGCCCCTCGGGCTGCGGTAAATCGACGCTGCTGCGCATGATTGCGGGGCTGGAGCAAATCACCGAGGGCGACATTTACATCGCTGGTGACTGCGTGACCCGGGTGCCGGCGTCCAAGCGCGGCGTTGCCATGGTGTTCCAGTCCTATGCACTCTATCCGCATATGACGGTGCGGGAAAACATGGGCTTTGGGCTGAAAATGGCCAAGATCAGCAAGGACGAGATTGCCCGGCGCGTAGATGATGCCGCCCGCATCCTGCAGCTGGAGCCCCTGCTGGACCGCAAGCCCAAGGCACTGTCCGGTGGCCAGCGACAGCGCGTCGCGATCGGACGCACCATCGTGCGCAATCCCAAGGTGTTCCTGTTCGATGAGCCGCTGTCGAACCTGGATGCCGAGCTGCGTGTGAAAATGCGGGTCGAGATTGCCAAGCTGCACGGCGAACTGCGCAATACCATGATCTACGTGACCCACGACCAGACCGAAGCCATGACGCTGGCGGACAAGATCGTGGTGTTGCGCAGCGGCCATGTCGAGCAGGTCGGCAGCCCGCTGGAGCTCTACCTGAATCCGGTAAATGACTTTGTGGCCGGCTTTATTGGTTCGCCGCAGATGAATTTCATTACCTGTGATGTAACGGATGTCACAGCGGATACGCTGCGACTGAGGCTCCCCTGTGGTCGTGAAACTAACATGCCTGCCAATACTGTCAATGTCACGGCAGGCGACAAACTGAAGCTTGGTATCCGTCCTGAACACGTACTGGAAGATGCCAGCGGGGACGTTG from Marinobacterium aestuarii includes these protein-coding regions:
- a CDS encoding ABC transporter ATP-binding protein; its protein translation is MADLKLTQVIKRYGDIETIHGIDLDIKDGEFVVFVGPSGCGKSTLLRMIAGLEQITEGDIYIAGDCVTRVPASKRGVAMVFQSYALYPHMTVRENMGFGLKMAKISKDEIARRVDDAARILQLEPLLDRKPKALSGGQRQRVAIGRTIVRNPKVFLFDEPLSNLDAELRVKMRVEIAKLHGELRNTMIYVTHDQTEAMTLADKIVVLRSGHVEQVGSPLELYLNPVNDFVAGFIGSPQMNFITCDVTDVTADTLRLRLPCGRETNMPANTVNVTAGDKLKLGIRPEHVLEDASGDVAICVDVDVVEHLGGSTFVYADYAGDISMTLLVGGLSDIVARDKREISFNRSFCHLFNDAGKSIGLRKEARELKAAEKMLPMAG
- a CDS encoding carbohydrate ABC transporter permease — encoded protein: MSVKHLKTLGWYLILMGIGYVFLFPLLFMLFSSLKPEQAIFADLYSIRAILPVGELSLDNYRNVFEKSNVSLYFLNSLFITGGTVILGLFVNSLLAFTLSRMAWSGQKVVLSVVIALMIIPLEAIVVPLLLLASKLPSIGWEQGMFVLKSSWLNTLHVQMLPFVANSFFIFLFYQFFRDIPKDFDEAAELDGATPFQVYRHILVPMSGPVFATVAILHFLLMWNQYIWPIMAVQGEDARPLMPGIQIFFGRQSSWGEIMAYASLVTLPVLAVFLMFQKKFVTSLAGAGIKG